GCGGTCACATGGCTGCTGGCTGTTGTCTCCGTTCTTCTGGGCATATTCATTTCCACATTCGCCAGGAACGAAGGTCAGATATTTCCGTTTATACCGCTGATAATTGTTCCCTCAGCCTTTCTCTCGGGTATGATTGTCGATGTTGCACAGCTGCCGAAATGGGCGCAGGTCTTAAGCCGTATATTCCCGCTTTATTACGCCAACAATGTCCTTCAGCAGCTCATCGGGGACGAGCGTGCCTTCTTCATAATACTCATCAATTTTTATGCCCTCGCAGGATACGTTGTCGTGCTTCTCCTGCTTGCGGCGAGTACGTTTAAGGACACAGAATAAATGGTGCCCAGGCGTTTTTCCGGGGCGTCAGGGTTTGGGGTTCAGGCGCCGCGCTTTTTAAGCATTGCGGCGCCTGAGCTTTTTATTGATTCTTCTGAGTGGATATGTCCAGAGCCCGCGGATAATTCCCTATGTCAATAAGCTTTTCGCTCGTGAGCGGCCAGCCAAGGACTGGGTTCCTCTTGTATACGCCTACCTGATTCCTCCAGAAATACGACAGTATCAAAGTATTGTTGGCAGGATTCACGCCGATATTGCTGGGATACCAGTCGATAATCTTGCCGCCCACCCAGACATTGCCCACCAAGGGCAGCGTCTTGAATATGGCCAGTATGTACTTGCCTCCCTGCAACCCCGTAAGGTCAAGTGCCGTTGATGCAACCGAGGCGATGACCATGTAGCATGTATCCCCTTCAATAGCGGAATCGGCTATGCCGTAGAGCTGTGCAGGATCGATGATATTTTCGATATCCTGGCTAAGCAGGCCTACAATCCACTTGATGAGGTCATCGTGGACGAAATCCACCAGGCTGAAGACGTAAGGATTCGGATCATTGGCAAGGATCTTTGCCTTGTCAAGGCAGTAGGCGCTGCCTCCCAGATTGAAAAGCAAAGGCAGATAAAAGCCTGCGGAGTTGACATATACTCTGCCCCAGTTCTTTGAGAACAATATTTTGGTCTTGCCGTAGAACGTGTCGCCTGATTTACCCTCGATGGGGTTCAGGGCTTCCAGCCCGGTATCGGTGATCTTGAAGGGGAAGATCTTTTTGCTCACGGCTAGCAGGAGATCGCCCTGTGGGGCGACTGCGATGTCGTAGTTGCCGTAGGTGATAATCTCGTCGGACTCGATCTCCTTGCCGCTGTCGAAGATGCTGCCGTTAGAGAGATTGAACCCCCGGACCTGAGGATTGGTACCGATTATACCCGTGGTTGTAATGACGTAAACTACATCGTGTTTCGGGTCCAGTACGAGTTTGTTTCCGAACTTGTAGGGGTCTGTAAGGCCTGAAAAAAGCTTGAACGATATTGTAAGCCCAAGCGTAGAGGTGTCATAGACCTCGATGTGGCCTCCGTTGATAACAGACCATGTCCCGACCACCAGCTTTGTTCCATCAGCACTCAGCGCCATGTCCCAGATGCTGCGACCATCGTCGGGGAAGGGATAGGCTTTGATCGTAACTTCGGTACGAGCCTGAGTGATCAAGTCTATGATGAGAATCTTGTCGCTACCTTTATTCGGATAAGGGGCCTGGCAGACATATGCCTTGCTGCCATCAGGGCTTACGATAACCTGAGGAGAAAGGCCGTTAAGACCCTCAAAAGTGACAGGCGGCTGGGTAAGGTCATCAGTGTTGAGGAGCACGACCTGTCCATTTGTACCCGTCAGGTCTGACGTGGTTATAACTGCAGTATTCTTTCCGCAGGCGACCAACCCGAGACACAAGACAATGACCAATACGAGATAAATTCTTTTCATAAAAGTTTCCTCCTTTCAGTCCATAGAAAACAGGACAGTATGGTATACTACCAGGTATGTTAATATATTATATGCGGCCTTACACAATGCAAGACCCCTTATTGTTCTAATCCATTTAAGGGCTCAGGTGATATGCCAATGGTTATTTCTACACTTATAAATTAGCAGGTCTTCCAGGCTGTGGCAACAGAAAAGTCCGTTGATGTCAGTCAGAAATCAAACAGGAAACATCATTGCCGTAGCATATTGACGACCATCTAAGTGCGATGGGCATGGCAGGCCTGGCCAAGCCCTAGATGCCTTACTTCTGCAATACAAGCATGTCCCGGGCGGATAAATGTCCGGGACACACAATTTATAAAGACCTTTCTTTTTCGAGGGGTTGCCTCCCTAACGATATCATAAGAAAAACCAGGGCTGACAGAATGATAATAAAACCGGCTGTGTATACATTCCTGAATGCGTCAAACAGCATGCCTTCTGGGATTTTGACGACAAGCTCTTTCAGCGCTGATAAACCCTCATCGTGTCCCAAGAGTGACATTGAAAAAACCATTTCAAAAAAGGATACTCCCAGCGACATGCCGATGACCCATATTGTAAGGAAAATCCCGACCGACATGCTCTGCCTGTTTGCTGGCACGGCCGTTATACAGAATTTGTTGTTCGCCGGATAGAAGAACGAGAACCCGATAGAGATAATTATCATATAGGCAACTATCAGTGCCGGGCCTTTGATCCCCATGATCAAAGGGAACAGCAGCGAGGCGAACATGAGGACAATAATGGATAAAAGGCTTATCCTCTGCGGGGAAAACCGGTCAGTAAACAAACCGGACACCGGCGCTATCAGGATATAGAAAATCGAATATGTGGCTATCAGAAGTCCCGACTCCGAAGGGCTCATCTTCTTGATGATACCGAGGAAAAAAGGCATCATGAAAAGGTTTCCGTACTGCAGCATTCCTACAAAAAGCCGGGCGCACATTGCGAACCCGTAATCTCTGGATTTGAAGAGAGATATGTCGACAACAGGATTGCTGTTTCTTTTTTCAACGTAAAGGAATATTGCCGAAACAATAAAAAAACCGAAGAGGCTCAGAGTGACCTTGATGTTCTTAAGCCCGCTGTATTCGACATATTGCAGGAAATAGGTAAAGAGCGAAAATGCAATGAAAAACAGCATGACACCTCTGATGTCGAAACCGGCATTCCTGTCGGCAGGCTCGTCATCCGGAAGGGATCTTAAAATATAGGTAAAAGGTATCAATGTAAGGCCTGTTACAAAAATGAAAATATAGCGCCATCCTAAATGATCGGTAATGTATCCTCCCAGTGGGTAACCGGCTGCAATTCCCACTGCCAGCGATGAAGAGACGAAACCGAGGCCGAGTCCCATCTTGTTTTTATCGATGTACCTGGGTATCAGCGTGAAGGCGCCGTTCAAAAGTACGCTTCCCCCCAGTCCCTGAAAGATCCTGAGGATGATCATTATTCTCAGATCGGGTGCGAATGAGCATAAGATGGTGCTCAAGAAAAACAGCAGATAGCCTGCGGTCAGGACCTTCTTTATACCGAAACGGGTAAAAAACATTGAAACGAGAAGCAGTGTCGATGAAACTGTTATCATGTATGCCGTTGGAATGAATGCGATATCGCTGACTGTCGCGTTATAGCTGTCAGCAATCGACGGCAATGCAATATTTACGATGCTGCCGTCCAGGCTGAACAGGAACGAACCTGTGATTGCAGTTAAAACTATTTTCCAGAACATATATTTTTTATCGGCAATAAGAATTATTGTCTTAATTATATATACATATCCGTTTCCGCTGCTTTTATAAGCAAACGGAAAATCCAAAGCCATTCTTCATGAATTGCAGCCGGATACACCCGGGCCTGAAATCACTGCATAATGAGAACCTGATGAGATGCCTCAGTGGTGCAGATTGAGGAAATGTTTTTTCATCTGCACCCCCTCATGACGATGCGGATATCTGATGTTGAGAGCTGAAAAGATTGCCGCGACAATAGCAAGCATCATACCGGCTATGAAGGCGAGTTTGCAGCCGTACGCAGTGGCCGCAGGGGTTTTAGAGATAATGGCTGATACGGTTCCGTTACGGGAAGCGCCGAATGAAAACACGGTTTCGAAAACGGCAACACCCATTGCAGTGCCGAAAGCGCCTGTCGCATTATAGCAGCCCGAGGCCATCCCCTTTTTGTCATCGGATGGAATGGACATGACAAAGCTGTTGTTCGGCGAGAAAAATACGGCGAAGGAAACGCTCAGCCAGATAAGATAAATGATTGGAAATGCGAGCCCCTCGATCGAAAGCGTCTGAGAGAAGAAGAAGGCCGCGAATACCAGAGACGTCATTCCCGCCGCACTGAGCAGCGAGGGCTGAATCCTGTCGGCAAGCCTTCCGGCGATTGGTGCGACAACAACATATCCGATTGAAAACGACATCAGAATAATCCCGGTTGTCATGGAATCAAGCTTCTTGCCTAGTTCGAGGTAGAAGGGCATTATGAATGAGCTTCCCCCAAGCACCGCGAGCCCGAAGAATCCGGAGAGAGTTGCATATACAAAGCGCTTATCCTTGAATATCGTGAAATCCAGGATGGGCGAGACGCTCTTCATCTCCCATATGCAGAAAATAGCGATCAGAATAACCGAAAACATTATGGGCAGCAGCACCCGGGCTGAAGTCCATCCTGCGCTGTGGCCCGTGTTAATTGCATAAAGAAGCAGCGACAAGCCTGAGAGGCTTAGCAGTGTTCCCGGGATGTCGAACTCACTGATGCTTATTTTCATCTTCTGGGTCTTCTCCGGCGGAATCATTTTCCACGACATGATTATTGCAACTATTCCTACAGGCACATTTATAAGGAATACCCAGTGCCAGGTCATGAACCTGTTTATGAAGCCGCCCACAGGTGCGCCGACCGCAATGCCGAGCGCCGCCCCGAGCGAGAGTATGCCAAACGCCCAGCCGTTGATTTCCCCGGGAAGGTGCCTGGGAATTATCGCGTATGCTGCTGATATCAGCATGGCAGCGCCCAGGCCTTGAAAGAGTCTGGATATAACGAGAATATTCATGGAGGGCGATATCCCGCACATGAGCGAGCCGACAGTAAAGACTGCATAGCCTGCAATGAATACCCTTTTCTGCCCGAACCTGTCGCCAAGTTTTCCGAAGAAGAGCAGCGTGCTGGTGCCGACGATCAAATACGCCAGGACGGTTCTGGCGACGACCGACGGGGTAGTGTTGAAATAAAGCGCGATGGACGGCAGCGAAATGTTCACAATGTAAACATCGAGCTTCGACATGAAGGCTGCGAACAGGACGCTTACGACAATCCAGACATGCTTCTTCCTGAGGTCATCAATTGAATTGGGGTCACTGTTCACGGATATTTATATTAAAACCCCTTCCTTAACCTATTATATTTGTGGCAATTTCCTGTAAAATCGGATTAAAACCCTGCACTTTCAATTCATTTAAACCCGCTGTCATGTATTCTACTGTGAAGTGATGCTTTCGATTATAAAGCCTGTCGCCAGATCAGGATCATCAAGCGCCACAGGGTCGCCTTTCATGCTGTCAGGAATAAAGATTGAATCCATTCCGGCTGAGGCCTTCTTTCCTGAGGTTGGAAGATCTATGCGGGTTCCGTCAATCCACATGCAGGCCCTTCTTTTCTCGTCGGTTCCGTCGGCATAGCCGGTCCCTCCTGATACATAGGCCTTTCCTCCATAGACTTCCACATGCCATGCAACCCCTCCCAAGGTCTCATCGAGACGGGACAGTAACGTTTTAGTCCCGTCATTCCACAACACGGGTCTGAATATCGATTCGTTTTCCTCTGTGATGAAGCCGGCGGCATAAACTTTTGCACCATATACATCCAGCGAAAATACCATACCGATGGTTCCGTCATCAGGGTCTGAAAGATAATTCATATTGTTATCAAGCCAGTAAACCGGTTTGATGGAACCTTTTTCAACCCATCCGGCCGTGTAAATCTTTCCGTTCGAAATTGTTATCGAGCGGAGGCCGCCCTCACTCGCGTCTCCCAAACCGAGCATGTTCAGGTTCCCGTTCTTCCAGTATGCAGGTCTGTGCCCGTCAGTGGCGTTAAGCCATACCGAGCCCCCGATATACAAATCCATATCCGATTTTATTATGGAATATGCGGTTCCTCCCTCTGCCCCGTCGCTTAGGGGAAGTCTGACAGGAACGGAATCCGTCCACAGAACGGGTGACAGCCCGTCCATGCCTGCCACATACACTTTTCCCTGTGATACTATAATCGAGCAGCCGTATCCTGAAGTCGATTGAACGGGAAGTTCGTGAATCTTATCATTTTTCCAGAAGGCAGGCTGGGCGCAGTCATACTGGGGGTCATCCGGGCAGGGGACATAGTATATCCCTGCAGAATAATAAACGCCCTCGTAAACGCTTATATCGTAAATCTCTCCCCCACTGGCATTTTCCGGTATGTCAAGAAAACTGAGCGTCCCGTTTACCCATAAACCCGGCATGACAGCAGGTGTATCCGAACCGGAGACGGCTGAACCGGCAGGAATGATTCTTAAAGACTGGCTGATACTGTCGGAAGATTTTTTCGAACAGGAAATGAAACAGAAAACAGGTATGAGAACATATAATAAAATCAGCACATTCCTTTTCATCATCTACATTTTCCCAGTTAGACAAAATTTCTATCTATCATTTGGAACAACAAAGAAATAATATCCTGATTATATTAAGGAGGCAAGTATGAGAGTAAGGACTTCTATAATCACGGGCGTAATAATTGCCTTTATCTTTCCTGCGGCGATTGCAAATGCGGACGGGTCTTTCCTGCTTGATGACATCAAACCTGTAATCCAACAGTCGCCGGATGTAGAGAAATACCTTTTTGCCACACTTGATCTTGAGAAAAGCGGTCAGGCAAACCGTATCGGAAACAATATCAACCCGAGGCTGGGCGGTACGCGGCTCGGCCCGTACTGCATCTATGCGAAACCCAAAGGAGATGCAGGAAAAAATACATTGGAAGTCTGCATAAATACGGAATATCATTTCAAGGACAAGACAGGCAGGCCGTGCAGGCTTGAGCAGGCCTACAGCGTAACTGAGAGCTTTGTTTCAATAGAGATCAAGCCCATAAAGGAGTGAGAATAATGGGAAGGTTGAGAAATCTTATCATAAAAGATGAAGTATGTCCCTGGTGGCTTATTCGGACCTTTGATAATCCGCTAAGGAGACTCCTTCAAAAGCCTGATGAGATACTGAAAGGCCTTGTGAAAGAAGGTGATACGGCCGTGGATATCGGTTGCGGAATAGGCTATTTCACTATCCCGCTTGCCAGGATGGTCGGCAAATCAGGAAAGGTGATTGCAGTTGATCTGCAGGAAAAGATGCTTAAAGGTATGGAAAAACGCGCCATTAAAAACAGTCTGAAAGACAGAATAATTTCACATAAATGCACACCAGATTCCCTTGATGTAAAAGAGCCTGCGGATTTTATCCTGGCCTTTTACATGGTTCATGAAGTTCCCGACCAGGAGCGCCTCTTCGGTGAGATAAAGCAAATGCTCAAACCGGCAGGACATATACTTGTAGTCGAACCGGGCATGCATGTGAAGGCTGACGCCTTTGAAAAGACTGTAAAAACCGCCCAGTCATGCGGGTTGAACCTTGTAGCGCTGCCCCGCTTCAGCTTCAGCCGGGCCGCTGTTTTTGCAAATCAGGGCAATTGACTAAACGACTCTCGCTGTTCTATAAGCCATTCCCATGAAAGAATGGTATGTTGTAAACACGAATCCGCGTGAAGAAGTTGTGGCCATTGCCAAACTCAGGCAGGGCGGTTTTGAGGTTTACCAGCCTCTCATGCAGAAGTATGTTTTCCATGCCAGAAAGAAAACGCTTAAAAAAGTGCCCCTTTTCCCGAACTATATTTTTGTCAATTCAGAAGACACCGATTCCGAGCTCTTCAAGGTTAAATGGTGCCGCGGGGTCAGGCGGATGCTTATCGACAACAACAATCCCGTGCCGATCTCATCAGGTTTTGTCGATATGCTCAAGGACATCGAGACGAAGGGCGAAGGCGTCATCAAGAAGCCTGTCGAGTATGAAAAGGGCGAACTTGTCAGGGTAATGTCGGGACCGATGAAGGACGTTATCGGAATTTTCGACTCATGGGATTCCGACGAGGGCAGGGTGAGGATTCTCGTTGAGATAGTAAACCAGCGGGCCAAGGTGGTTCTTCATTCTTCCATGCTGGAAAAGG
This genomic window from Desulfomonilia bacterium contains:
- a CDS encoding MFS transporter, whose translation is MDFPFAYKSSGNGYVYIIKTIILIADKKYMFWKIVLTAITGSFLFSLDGSIVNIALPSIADSYNATVSDIAFIPTAYMITVSSTLLLVSMFFTRFGIKKVLTAGYLLFFLSTILCSFAPDLRIMIILRIFQGLGGSVLLNGAFTLIPRYIDKNKMGLGLGFVSSSLAVGIAAGYPLGGYITDHLGWRYIFIFVTGLTLIPFTYILRSLPDDEPADRNAGFDIRGVMLFFIAFSLFTYFLQYVEYSGLKNIKVTLSLFGFFIVSAIFLYVEKRNSNPVVDISLFKSRDYGFAMCARLFVGMLQYGNLFMMPFFLGIIKKMSPSESGLLIATYSIFYILIAPVSGLFTDRFSPQRISLLSIIVLMFASLLFPLIMGIKGPALIVAYMIIISIGFSFFYPANNKFCITAVPANRQSMSVGIFLTIWVIGMSLGVSFFEMVFSMSLLGHDEGLSALKELVVKIPEGMLFDAFRNVYTAGFIIILSALVFLMISLGRQPLEKERSL
- a CDS encoding MFS transporter, producing the protein MNSDPNSIDDLRKKHVWIVVSVLFAAFMSKLDVYIVNISLPSIALYFNTTPSVVARTVLAYLIVGTSTLLFFGKLGDRFGQKRVFIAGYAVFTVGSLMCGISPSMNILVISRLFQGLGAAMLISAAYAIIPRHLPGEINGWAFGILSLGAALGIAVGAPVGGFINRFMTWHWVFLINVPVGIVAIIMSWKMIPPEKTQKMKISISEFDIPGTLLSLSGLSLLLYAINTGHSAGWTSARVLLPIMFSVILIAIFCIWEMKSVSPILDFTIFKDKRFVYATLSGFFGLAVLGGSSFIMPFYLELGKKLDSMTTGIILMSFSIGYVVVAPIAGRLADRIQPSLLSAAGMTSLVFAAFFFSQTLSIEGLAFPIIYLIWLSVSFAVFFSPNNSFVMSIPSDDKKGMASGCYNATGAFGTAMGVAVFETVFSFGASRNGTVSAIISKTPAATAYGCKLAFIAGMMLAIVAAIFSALNIRYPHRHEGVQMKKHFLNLHH
- a CDS encoding class I SAM-dependent methyltransferase, whose protein sequence is MGRLRNLIIKDEVCPWWLIRTFDNPLRRLLQKPDEILKGLVKEGDTAVDIGCGIGYFTIPLARMVGKSGKVIAVDLQEKMLKGMEKRAIKNSLKDRIISHKCTPDSLDVKEPADFILAFYMVHEVPDQERLFGEIKQMLKPAGHILVVEPGMHVKADAFEKTVKTAQSCGLNLVALPRFSFSRAAVFANQGN
- a CDS encoding transcription termination/antitermination NusG family protein, with amino-acid sequence MKEWYVVNTNPREEVVAIAKLRQGGFEVYQPLMQKYVFHARKKTLKKVPLFPNYIFVNSEDTDSELFKVKWCRGVRRMLIDNNNPVPISSGFVDMLKDIETKGEGVIKKPVEYEKGELVRVMSGPMKDVIGIFDSWDSDEGRVRILVEIVNQRAKVVLHSSMLEKA